A window of bacterium genomic DNA:
AATTCAAGGTGCGGCCGATATTGTCTAACATGATACGCGTTCTTATTGCGGGAATACTCAGCGCTTTGACAGCTTGGCTTTTTATAGTGGATTTCTCATCACAAATCAATACCGCTATCCCCATACTGACCAAGTTGTTGCGATTGGTTATACCAAGCGCGGTTTACTTTACGGTTTTTCTTTTATTTTCAAAGATACTATCTATTAGCGAGGTAAGTGAGATTTGGACTCGCCTCGTCGAGAGGGTTCTTTCCCGCAAAAAGCGGAATCATTAATTTGCTAGTCAATCGCACAACACCTCATTTTTATATTTTGCAACCATTTTGTCGGCCTGCCTTGTAGGCTCGGGTATTCGATACTTTGTTGTGGCAGATAGGGCAATTCTGCTTGCATTTTCGATTGAAATAAGATGTCCCGGCGAGACGAATATTGGTTTTACATTGTCGCGAGTTCTCAAGACCTTTCCGATCTCTTTCGATTTATAAATAAGTGGCGAGTTGTCACCTTTGTTAGGGCCGACTTCCTCCCAAGTGCCTACGAGTCTGCTTTTTGCGCAACCTATAGTCGGGATGTCTAGGAACAGGCCGAGGTGGCTGGCCAAGCCAATTCCTCTTGGATGGGCTATACCTTGTCCATCGGCTAAAACTACATCGGGAATTATTTCTAGCTTTTTAAAGAGCTTAAGAAGGACTTCCATCTCACGGAAAGTAAGAAATCCCGGAATATATGGGAATCTCAGCGAAGCCTCTCCGGAAATAGTCGAAAGGATTTCTAGGTCGGGATAGGACATGAGTACCAAGGAGCCATAGGCGATCTTGTTTTTTATATCGAAAGCCACATCGCATCCGGCGATAAAGTTGATATCCTTTATGGAAGGCCCACCTTTAGCTAGGACTTTAGGGGCAAGCTGTAATTGAATTGCCTTAGCTTCCTCGATTGTGACATCCCAGTTATGAATTGCCTTTAATTTCATTATTTCCCTCTTGAAAAGGCATAAATATTTCTTTCAATTGTTCGATGGCCAATTCTCTGTGACTGCCTGACCAATATATATTTTCGCAAGCCTGGCATTTTTTGAACACCTCGTGAGTTGCGTATGTATATTCAGGAACCTCGCCCTCGACTGTTTCCTTTGGCACTTGCGCGATTCTTCCTCCGCAGAGCGGGCAGATATCGCCGAACAGTTTCAATTCGAGGTTGAATTTTTTTATTACTGTAGCCAGTTGCTCGCGAAAGTCATCCGATTCCAGTAGAAAGCCTGATTGACTAGCCCTGTCCGCGAGCTGGTGATCGCGAGTCAGCAGGATACTTTTTCCCGAGATAGCACGCGCCAATAATGCTGAATCTTCACCGAATCTATCGTAATAAACACTGTATCCTAAAAGCCTTAGCCAGCGCGCAAGTCGCCCAAGCATAACATCTACAACGAAGCTGATATCTAATTTGTTCATTAGAATAGATACATGAGCGCAAGATGCCAATTGCTATTTGGTGGTTTTTCCTCTTTATTGAAAACCTGATAACCGTAATCGAATCTCACCGGCCCCACCGGAGTGATGATAGCTATTCCCCAGCCAATGCTTGTTTTGAAATCGGTAATAGTAAAAGCCTCTGCGTGGCTCCATACATTACCCGCATCCAAAAAAACATGTCCCCATAAATGCCAAACCAGAGGCATTCTACATTCGATATTGCCTAGCATCGCTAGTTTACCTCCAAGGGGATCGCCATTTTGGGAAATTGGTCCAATGGATCGTTCTTTCCAACCCCGCACTGAGTTTGCCCCGCCCATGAAAAACCTGTCGTGTATAAGAACATACTCATTGTTACGCCAGTTACCTAAAACCGAGCTTTTGGCTCGCATTGCGAGAATATATCTATCCCTGAAGCTCAGGTATTTTCTGAAATCGAGCACTAACTTGTTATAATGTTTATCGCCACCGAGGAAATAGCCGGCCATTTCGCTTTGGCCAATGAAGTATGAACCTTCTGTCGGGACCAGGAGATTATCGCGCTTATCGTTGACCAGATTATATCCGATGCTACGAGTGAAGTATTGTCCTTCATTTTGAAATATTATTTCTTGGGCTTCCGGATCGTTGATATCGTAGATGTCGGCTATCTCGAATATTGTATATACAGTATGTGATTTATTTTGGCTTGGTTTGTATTCCCCGCTTATGCTAACACCGATAAGTTGTATCGTATATTGTGGGATTTTAACGGAGTTTGCGGGTTCGTAATAGGGGTTCAATGTTACGGGAATTTTCCGGTTAAATATATATGGTTCAGTATATTTAAACTCTATTCTATTATTGAGATTAGACCAGTG
This region includes:
- the nfi gene encoding deoxyribonuclease V (cleaves DNA at apurinic or apyrimidinic sites), with product MKLKAIHNWDVTIEEAKAIQLQLAPKVLAKGGPSIKDINFIAGCDVAFDIKNKIAYGSLVLMSYPDLEILSTISGEASLRFPYIPGFLTFREMEVLLKLFKKLEIIPDVVLADGQGIAHPRGIGLASHLGLFLDIPTIGCAKSRLVGTWEEVGPNKGDNSPLIYKSKEIGKVLRTRDNVKPIFVSPGHLISIENASRIALSATTKYRIPEPTRQADKMVAKYKNEVLCD
- a CDS encoding Mut7-C RNAse domain-containing protein; the protein is MNKLDISFVVDVMLGRLARWLRLLGYSVYYDRFGEDSALLARAISGKSILLTRDHQLADRASQSGFLLESDDFREQLATVIKKFNLELKLFGDICPLCGGRIAQVPKETVEGEVPEYTYATHEVFKKCQACENIYWSGSHRELAIEQLKEIFMPFQEGNNEIKGNS